The DNA sequence ctcttttatatatatatatatatatatatatatatatatatatatatatatattgattgatgtatATGATATGTATGTTGGAAAACAAAAGCATCCTATGTaccaaatattcatattttgtttatacTAAAATGTACAAAGCTCAAGGATCCCTTCAAGTTCAAGTGTCAAAGTCTTTAAACTTAACTGAGAAATGAGAGATATATAATACAGGGTTACAGCTCTCTGCTTACACAACATTTAACCCAACAGCATTTTGTTTTAAAACTAGCATATTTATGTGCGAGTGGAAATATATAAATGCAAATGCAACCATCTAAATAGTGcaaccaaaattttaattatagagAAACTAGCTTGGCCAAGGGGGAAGATGACTAGATCCCCATATATACAGTATATATCCATCGAAAAACTTTGCAAGTAGTGATTCACCAGACTAtggaattaaaaataatcaatcaAGCCATGAAAactaatttatcatatttttctaAGGTCAATAAAAGGTAAATTAGGTTTCCTTCACATAATACCCAATGGCGTGCTGATAAAAGTGAGCCCAGCAGTACAAAGGACAGGAGGAATATGCACCTCACAAAATTCAGGCTCAGGGCCAGTAAAAAATCCCAAGAAAAATGCCTAGCACACACTGACCTGAGCACCTCCAGGCTTTGATATCCTTCTCCTCTTGTAGTATATAATTTCAGCTTTACCACGGTTCATATCTTTTTTACAGTCAGTTCCACCCTCGAAGGAGTTCTTGAGAAATATCTCGCTTTGACAAGGTATAATTGCACCAGTATCACTTCCACTACCTCCAGCAAAATTCGTAGATTTTTGGGCTAAAGCTTGTTCTGGTTGTAGCATTAAACTACTAATGCTCCCTTCTAGACCAATATCAACATTCCTATTTGCATCACTACAATGTTGTAAAGCACTTCCGGGTGGACTTGATTCTATGCGGGCCTCCTTCAAGAATTTCTGACACATGGTAGTGCCCTGGAATTCTAGGAATGTATAATTCATTAGTTTCAATTTATCAGACTGCAGCATCTTAGAAAACCCAAATGAAGATATCCATGTATTAAGTACACTAGAAGCAGCAGGCAAAACCAACCGCTCTACTCCAACTTCAGTGAGCACCTTTTCAAGCTCATTCATCAAAATGCGACACATTCCTTGTCTTCGATATACAAAACGAGTAGCGACAAGAGGCATTTCTGCCACTTTATCTCCATAAATTCTTACAGCTGCCACAGTAATAAGTTCATCATTTTTCTGCAAAAGCACCGTATAGAACCCAGAAAAGTTTAAGCGTTTCAGCTCTGACCATCTGCTAAATATAATATCTTCCACAAGATCACTTTTAGTCTGAGGATCCTTCATGGGCTCAAAACATTCGTGCATGACACCAAGAGCAACATTGAGTTTGCAATAATTATCCACGGAATCTGCAATATTGGATGGATCATGACCACATTCATCAGATTCCACGTACTTCAGTAATGTCCACGTTAAATCTGTCCCAACTAAAACTGGCTTACCCAGACGTCTTTCCAGTTCTGATTgaatatttttacatttttcattgCAAAAGCAAAATCCTTTAGGATGACTAGTTGGCACAGACTCTTTCATTTGTTGGCAACTTGCATGATATGGAAGCTTACACTGGTGGCAACTGAATACACTATCTTCTTCTGAGACTTCAGTGTTACCATTGTTTATGCCCAAGCCACAGATTTTGCAGCAACATAATGGACAGTACCAGTTACCACCTGGAATGTCCTTCAATCCGAGGCAACATTCATGAAATGCAGACGGACATCCATCGCAACAAATTAAATCACCCCAAGTGTGACAAATTGAGCATAAATCATCATCCTTGTTCCGATTCTTCTTTTTATACTTCACTGCTTTAGCGGTGCTGCCAGCAATGTTATTCTGTCTCAGTTCCAACTGGTACTCATGCAGAGACTTTTCGGGCTGAGTCTTGCTGGCTAGCAACCACAAATTGGCTGAAGGTTGACAGCAAGCACCTATAGCATGAACTTCAAAGTTACTTACAGAGAAGGTTTCTTTGCAGCAAGAGCACCTGATCCCATCACGAGTCATAGTACCTTCTGCCAGTTTCTCACCATCTTTTCTGTATTCGACATTCTGCCTCTTACAAATCACATTGTTTTCTATTAGCCAAGACAAAACAGTTCGAGGATTTCTGGGATAGGAAGATGGTACCACCATCACACGAGCTCTTTTTCTTGAGCCAGACACACGGCCTTTAACAAAACTATTCGACCCACCCCTAGTTTGAACTtccattatattctttttcttctttaaaGACTTTGCTGACCGGGATTGAGAGCCAGGATAAAGAACActactctttcttttctttatgtGTTTCGCCTGATACTCCTTAGTTTCTATAGCAGAACCTGCACCCTCCCCAACCAACTGTGCTTCAGCTAGCTTTGCCACATTTCGTTTTTCATCTAGAAAGGCCTTGCAAGCTGATTGAAGTGAAACATACAACTTTCCACATGGTGAACTGTACCTGAGATCTTTTGACCGCATATTGTTTTCGTGAGTGTAAAATAACTTCCACCCAACAGCAGAAAGGTGTTTCTTTGCTTTCAGTTGCATATTCCTAAGTTTATTATCATCTCTGGGGTAGACATTTTCCTTGATgttactaaaataataattgataaCAGCTTGAGGACAGTACTCAGGTTCAATCATACCACAATCATAATCAGGACAATCTTTTATTTGTTCATTATACTGCTCATATAATGGAGTTACAACTGTGGTAGCAGCTGCATCAGACAACCTATTTTGTTCATCTTGACGAAAAAGAGAAACTTTTGCAGAATCGGATTTTTTTAAATGCTCACAAACTTTAACAAGGGAACCAAAATACTCCTTACTTCCATTAGGTGGAACATAACGCCATCGCGGAATACCTTTTTCCCGAATATATTCAGCTTTCCAGCCCAAAAATACGAGGTGTCTCCGTAGTTTCAACTTTACTACATGACGATCTTGCCTCGTGTTGGAAACTTCAGAATATTCTTCAACTGCATCAGCACAATACTCAGGAACAATGTCACCAGAAACCCAGACACGGTGCTTATTTGTCTTGGACACTTTACAACTACTATTGCAGGAGTCGTTCATCGCTAACTTATCATCCATATCAGTAGGTACAATTGCTGTTTTTTGAGGACTCGCACACGGCGCTTCATCTTGAAACCTGGGCTCCACTGAGCTAGATAACGGTAACGCATCCAATCTACCAGTATCCACAACGGCTACCACTCCATCCCCACTAATCTCATCATAACCCTTACTCTTCAGAGAAGCATACAAAGCAGGTCCATTAAGTTCCAAAAACCGAAAGCTTTCCTCCAACCCCTTCCGCTCCGAGCCTTCCACCGTCTCGAAAAACTCCCGCATCGTAATCCTAAGATTATCCATCACCACCTCAAACAACACCGCCCTCCACACATCCCTCCTCCCACAAGTCCACTCCTTCACATTCTCTTCAAACCCTTTCTTCCCCCTCACATCATACCAAACCTGCTTCACCGAAACCAGCAACGGCCAACACTCCCTCTCAAACTCCTCCACCAATTCAAGAAACACCCAATTCCCCCTCACCCTCCAAACCCCACTATACTCATCCCAATCCTCAGTCACCCTCACCTCCGTGCCCCCCTCCACCCTCATCGCATCCCCCATATCCGGAAAAAACACATTCCGCTCCCCGCTCCCCTTACACCGATCAAACACCACCCCTTCCCACCATGCATCCTTATAATACACATCCACACACTCCCCATACCTCAATCCCCTCACATCCACCTCACCGGCTTCCCGAAACGGCCTAATC is a window from the Daucus carota subsp. sativus chromosome 8, DH1 v3.0, whole genome shotgun sequence genome containing:
- the LOC108199541 gene encoding uncharacterized protein LOC108199541, with the translated sequence MRIRESRRRRKLLIDEKVEVRSTEDGFLGSWHSGNVISSDKGFRLVQYHHILSDHYDNVVENGGDVVDYDSCDKMIDTVKVSGFIDGVGGSDGGLGMDYRGAIRPFREAGEVDVRGLRYGECVDVYYKDAWWEGVVFDRCKGSGERNVFFPDMGDAMRVEGGTEVRVTEDWDEYSGVWRVRGNWVFLELVEEFERECWPLLVSVKQVWYDVRGKKGFEENVKEWTCGRRDVWRAVLFEVVMDNLRITMREFFETVEGSERKGLEESFRFLELNGPALYASLKSKGYDEISGDGVVAVVDTGRLDALPLSSSVEPRFQDEAPCASPQKTAIVPTDMDDKLAMNDSCNSSCKVSKTNKHRVWVSGDIVPEYCADAVEEYSEVSNTRQDRHVVKLKLRRHLVFLGWKAEYIREKGIPRWRYVPPNGSKEYFGSLVKVCEHLKKSDSAKVSLFRQDEQNRLSDAAATTVVTPLYEQYNEQIKDCPDYDCGMIEPEYCPQAVINYYFSNIKENVYPRDDNKLRNMQLKAKKHLSAVGWKLFYTHENNMRSKDLRYSSPCGKLYVSLQSACKAFLDEKRNVAKLAEAQLVGEGAGSAIETKEYQAKHIKKRKSSVLYPGSQSRSAKSLKKKKNIMEVQTRGGSNSFVKGRVSGSRKRARVMVVPSSYPRNPRTVLSWLIENNVICKRQNVEYRKDGEKLAEGTMTRDGIRCSCCKETFSVSNFEVHAIGACCQPSANLWLLASKTQPEKSLHEYQLELRQNNIAGSTAKAVKYKKKNRNKDDDLCSICHTWGDLICCDGCPSAFHECCLGLKDIPGGNWYCPLCCCKICGLGINNGNTEVSEEDSVFSCHQCKLPYHASCQQMKESVPTSHPKGFCFCNEKCKNIQSELERRLGKPVLVGTDLTWTLLKYVESDECGHDPSNIADSVDNYCKLNVALGVMHECFEPMKDPQTKSDLVEDIIFSRWSELKRLNFSGFYTVLLQKNDELITVAAVRIYGDKVAEMPLVATRFVYRRQGMCRILMNELEKVLTEVGVERLVLPAASSVLNTWISSFGFSKMLQSDKLKLMNYTFLEFQGTTMCQKFLKEARIESSPPGSALQHCSDANRNVDIGLEGSISSLMLQPEQALAQKSTNFAGGSGSDTGAIIPCQSEIFLKNSFEGGTDCKKDMNRGKAEIIYYKRRRISKPGGAQ